A stretch of Ammospiza caudacuta isolate bAmmCau1 chromosome 18, bAmmCau1.pri, whole genome shotgun sequence DNA encodes these proteins:
- the LOC131565629 gene encoding glutathione S-transferase theta-1, which yields MGLELYLDLLSQPCRSIYIFARSNNIPFEFKHVELFKDSVLGKKPAAASGAEQPRAGPSSSEGAGKVSLLKKVPALKDGDFTLAECTAILLYLSRKYNTPDHWYPSDIQQRARVDEYLSWHHTNIRANAPKTMWIKVLIPLFTGQPLPSEKLQEVMEGLSTSLKQFEERFLQDKAFIIGSEISLADLVAIVELMQPVGVGCDIFEDRPRLREWRRRVEDAVGKELFFQAHEMILNIKELSNIQIDPQLKEQLAPVLMKMLK from the exons atggggctggagctgtaCCTGGACCTGCTCTCGCAGCCCTGCCGCTCCATCTACATCTTCGCCCGGAGCAACAACATCCCCTTCGAGTTCAAGCACGTGGAGCTGTTCAAAG ACTCGGTGCTGGGGAAGAAGCCGGCGGCGGCGAGCGGCGCGGAGCAGCCCCGCGCAG GACCATCAAGCAGTGAAGGTGCAGGCAAAGTCAGCCTCTTGAAGAAAGTACCAGCACTGAAGGACGGAGACTTCACCCTTGCAGAATG cactgccatCCTGCTGTACCTGAGCCGCAAGTACAACACTCCCGACCACTGGTACCCCTCAGACATCCAGCAGAGGGCCCGTGTGGATGAGTACCTGTCCTGGCACCACACCAACATCAGGGCCAATGCTCCTAAAACCATGTGGATCAAG GTGCTGATTCCCCTCTTcacagggcagcccctgccctcgGAGAAGCTCCAGGAGGTTATGGAGGGGCTCTCCACTTCCCTGAAGCAATTTGAGGAGAGGTTTCTGCAGGACAAGGCTTTTATCATTGGCAGTGAGATCTCCCTGGCAGATCTTGTGGCCATTGTGGAACTGATGCAA cctgTTGGAGTTGGGTGTGACATCTTTGAAGACAGACCCAGGCTGAGGGAGTGGCGCAGGCGGGTGGAGGATGCTGTGGGCAAAGAGCTTTTTTTCCAAGCCCACGAGATGATCCTCAATATCAAAGAACTGAGCAATATTCAAATTGATCCACAGCTGAAAGAGCAACTGGCACCTGTGTTGATGAAGATGTTGAAATGA